The Sporosarcina sp. Marseille-Q4943 genome includes the window CTCTTTGAAGTTCTCAATGTGTTCGGATCCAAGCGCTATAAATTCTTGTACAGTGTATATATCATGTTTCAGCCATGAGCCGACCAACGCATACTCTTCTTCACTCACTTCAGCATAATCGACCTTAATTTCATTATTGTAAATAAAAGCTAAGTAATCATTGTACAACAAGCTATATAAGGAGTCTTGACGTAAGCCGTAGTGCGATTCAGCATACGATAAAAACTCCTCAATCGAAATTGGCGCTAACTCGTAAAATAAGTTTATTAAAAACTCTCGCTTCGTCGTTTTCACACTAAACTCAGGCATTCGTGTAAAAGTCACACCATCGATTTCAATGCATTTTTTATACAAATTATGCAGCTCAAATTCGGAATCAATGTTTAACTCATCCATTAATGCTTCATTTTCTCTAAATATTTTGGACATACTATATACACCCGGGTCCAGGTCAAGAAGCTCTTTTAGCTGAGTAAACGTATCAAATTCAATCTTCGTTGTATCATAAAAGCGGAAACCATTTCTTTTCGTACGCAAAATTTTCCGTGAGCGGTCTGGCATCCCTATCACACTACGATTTGTAAAAAGGAGCGAAGGATTTAACTGTTGCTCCTCTATGAAAGTATTTGCCACCTCAATAAATTCCTCATCGCTAACAGCCATTTGGCCAATATGAAACATTAAATGCTCAAAGAAGCCTAATTTATTACTGTATGGCATTACTTGCAGTTCATAATTAATATAGCAATCAAAGTGCTCTAAAATTATCTTTTTTTGCACTTCTGTTAATTCCAGCTCTCCTAGTGCATGCAAAACGCTTGTATTACCGCGTTTCAGTTTCAAATCTAAGAGTCTAAACACGTCTATGCTTTCATCATAAACAGCCGAAAATAGCTCCTCATTCCAATTATAAGACTCGAAGATTACCTTATAATAAATAAGCTCTTCAAGTTGAGGTAAGCGATTGAGCACCTTCGCTTCCACCTGACGAATACGTTCACGAGTTACACCTAAGTAATCGCCAATTTCCTGTAAGGTCTCACCCTTCATACGACGCAACAATACGTCTCTTCCGCCAAAGTCTGTTGCTAAAAATGTTTTTATAGTAGTATATTTTTTAGCAAACCCTAGACCCTCTGCATAAGTCAAGTAGTTTTCAGCTGTTTTTTCATTTAAAAATAGTTCTATGTATCTCACGTCTATTGTTGATATTGGTAATGAGAGACGCTCACTCAAAACACCACTTAATGCTTCAACCATTACGTATTGACGTGGCGATAAAGATTCAAAGTGCTGATTCAAGTAAAAACTATACATTTGAAAACGAAAGTCAAACTGAAATAATGCTTCACAATCGATATAGGCTTTTTTAATTCGCTCAAAGCTGGATTTTTTATTTTTTTTACCAATCCGCTCAAAAAACACATCATACGTCATCGATTCAAGCTCGGAATACGTAATATTATGGTTCACAAGTAATTGAATATTTACAGGTGATAACCCCGCAGCGCTTAACTTATACACCGATTGTTGGCACAGATCTTCATTCAACCCAGGTAGCACACTATTAACTTTTTGAAATAACGATTTCTTCATCGTTTTCATGTGGGCCACCTTATCCGTAAATCCCAAAAAATCATTGACCACAAACCCATCTGCTACTAACTTTTCAATAATACTTTTTGATATATTGAATTCTAGAAGACAGTAGAGGGTATACGGATTAAACAAATAATTAAACTTATTTTCTTGTCGATGCATCGACGTATTCTCCTCATCACTATACATGTAAATTTCCTTAATGTGCATTTAAGCAGCCAGATTCTTTCTGAAAAAATCATTTTGGAGATATGTATGTTTTAAATAATAAGTTCATATTTCCCCAAATACAAGCGTTATTATTTTCCAATTGACTAAGGCCGACCGACATTTCCACTCGAATATTACTATTGATTTCAACTAAAAATGTAAACAGTTCCCCAACCCCACCCTCACTGCCTTCGCAAATTAGTACATGGAAGTTACAATTACATTTATTTGTACACATGTCACGGTACTGGGCTTCAATTGTTCATGACGGCTTCGAACCGATTGGTATAGCCCCATCTACCTACCATTAGTCCAACTATCCCAGTTGGCGGGTTTGTACTCACCTTTGCGATGCAGCTACCGACTTGCAAATCAATATAGTTGCGTCAAATTTCCGGGCATGCCCGCTTACAACAAATCAATGCTCCAATTCAAACCTTGAATCTTCGTGTCGAGCTCCCTGAACTCTTTCGATAATTGGTCGACTTGCTTTTGAATAGCCGAAACGTCAACGGTGCTGACAATCTTGATTTCAGTTCGGCTGTATCGGTCGTTTCGGATTGATGCTTCCTCTGCAATTTTTGCAAGGACCAACCGCTTGTCCCACTTCTGGTCACGTTCGACCAAGGCATCTGCAAGCGTGCGCGTTTCGTCGAATTGGATTGAGCAATTTGTTTTATTGATCCGCTGAATCAAAGCCGTCAATTCTTTCGTATTGCTCTCAAGCTCCGCCAACATTTCGTTCGGATCCTCCGCCGGCTCTTCGCCTTCTTGGATTTTCAAATTAAGACTGATCCGCCTTTTCAACTGCTCGTTCCTTTTTTGATAATCCGCA containing:
- a CDS encoding sigma factor-like helix-turn-helix DNA-binding protein yields the protein MHRQENKFNYLFNPYTLYCLLEFNISKSIIEKLVADGFVVNDFLGFTDKVAHMKTMKKSLFQKVNSVLPGLNEDLCQQSVYKLSAAGLSPVNIQLLVNHNITYSELESMTYDVFFERIGKKNKKSSFERIKKAYIDCEALFQFDFRFQMYSFYLNQHFESLSPRQYVMVEALSGVLSERLSLPISTIDVRYIELFLNEKTAENYLTYAEGLGFAKKYTTIKTFLATDFGGRDVLLRRMKGETLQEIGDYLGVTRERIRQVEAKVLNRLPQLEELIYYKVIFESYNWNEELFSAVYDESIDVFRLLDLKLKRGNTSVLHALGELELTEVQKKIILEHFDCYINYELQVMPYSNKLGFFEHLMFHIGQMAVSDEEFIEVANTFIEEQQLNPSLLFTNRSVIGMPDRSRKILRTKRNGFRFYDTTKIEFDTFTQLKELLDLDPGVYSMSKIFRENEALMDELNIDSEFELHNLYKKCIEIDGVTFTRMPEFSVKTTKREFLINLFYELAPISIEEFLSYAESHYGLRQDSLYSLLYNDYLAFIYNNEIKVDYAEVSEEEYALVGSWLKHDIYTVQEFIALGSEHIENFKEKFINNQALMKLNYSLKGLFVLHRAYVSVDQYFTKLILKDRLFKNNRTHHFKTNHFLTALYNLEKNLDVVKVAPDVYLTNKKLQDVGVMKNELVAYRNAAFEYAQVPHFTYRYLKNKGFEHELEDFGFDDIFYERIIWTHPQLRSLHTRKCTIFTKRQEQDFTLKDIIEWLLTQNGEPLDIDVLQNKMQNEFGIEVRKEKLFYVIQNSSLHFSKEMNKLYQSKEVFYETIYNIKG
- a CDS encoding DIP1984 family protein translates to MKLAEALIARADYQKRNEQLKRRISLNLKIQEGEEPAEDPNEMLAELESNTKELTALIQRINKTNCSIQFDETRTLADALVERDQKWDKRLVLAKIAEEASIRNDRYSRTEIKIVSTVDVSAIQKQVDQLSKEFRELDTKIQGLNWSIDLL